A stretch of Arachis hypogaea cultivar Tifrunner chromosome 15, arahy.Tifrunner.gnm2.J5K5, whole genome shotgun sequence DNA encodes these proteins:
- the LOC140179105 gene encoding uncharacterized protein → MRRNRIWRLVGRDNEIASKPEDIAKVAEDYFCDIFTSSCSADPNPYLEDLESKVTASMNRRLQRPVTMDEVKRATFSVHAQSAPGDDGFTAKFFHFFWDIVGGDVFKAVRSFFHSSRILKSFNHTQICLIPKVPDANDMTQSAPNTSQSILELLETYEGFSGQKVNLNKSAIFFSHNTPQNTRLAVAQTLNIEHIGAQDKYLGLPSIVQKSKKATFGAIKDKVQKRIMGWKRSILSSGGRHTLLRAVGEAIPIYTLSCFKLPDTLLTEIHSMLSQFWWGQKGAERRMIWIKWDTMMRPKKDGGLGIKDLRAQNLALLGKQCWRLMKYPNSTISRMLKAKYFRYTDFLHAEIGSVPSWGWRSVLKGRKVIKKGLLWKIGSGTNVRIFHDPWLPPPVPLNVPQNALTIPPNIQVYYVSALLNPDRSMARPPAPNVIDFYAWVTLDVNDTLSQVTREELQALRDAGSLCGGGPEEAHYQVYVPDDLSMADGKTTMADLMAHFLESDDDDSSATHSDSPGSDAVGKGRDQAAAGGQGDSQLYGDAQAEQPPESAAVEAPILEQEASPEVDPDLTIVLNPKK, encoded by the exons ATGCGAAGGAACAGAATTTGGAGATTAGTGGGGAGGGACAATGAGATTGCATCAAAACCGGAGGATATTGCAAAGGTAGCTGAGGACTACTTTTGcgatatttttacttcttcttgTTCGGCTGATCCGAATCCATACTTAGAGGATTTGGAGTCTAAGGTTACAGCTTCCATGAACCGTAGGCTCCAAAGGCCAGTAACTATGGACGAGGTCAAAAGAGCTACATTTAGTGTTCATGCTCAGAGTGCTCCTGGTGATGACGGGTTTACAGCtaagttttttcactttttctgggaTATAGTTGGAGGTGACGTTTTTAAGGCAGTGAGAAGTTTCTTTCACAGTAGCAGAATTTTAAAAAGCTTCAATCATactcaaatttgtttgattccaaaggTGCCAGATGCCAATGACATGACTCAG AGCGCACCTAATACAAGCCAAAGCATTCTAGAATTGCTAGAGACCTATGAGGGTTTTAGTGGGCAAAAAGTCAATTTGAATAAGTCGGCTATCTTTTTCAGTCACAACACTCCTCAGAACACAAGACTAGCAGTTGCTCAGACACTAAATATTGAACATATCGGAGCACAAGACAAATACCTGGGACTAccctctatagttcaaaaatcaaagaaagcaaccTTTGGAGCTATCAAGGATAAAGTTCAGAAGAGGATTATGGGTTGGAAAAGAAGTATATTGTCATCAGGTGGTAGGCACACGCTATTGAGAGCGGTGGGGGAGgcgattcctatttatacactctcttgttTCAAGCTCCCGGACACGCTGTTGACTGAGATTCATAGCATGCTCTCGCAATTTTGGTGGGGTCAAAAAGGCGCAGAACGAAGAatgatttggattaaatgggACACAATGATGAGACCAAAGAAAGATGGAGGGCTGGGGATCAAGGATCTAAGGGCGCAAAATTTGGCTTTATTGGGCAAGCAATGTTGGCGTCTAATGAAATACCCTAATTCTACTatatcaagaatgctcaaagctaaaTATTTCAGATATACAGATTTCCTACATGCAGAGATAGGAAGCGTACCGTCGTGGGGTTGGAGAAGTGTTCTTAAAGGGCGCAAGGTGATCAAGAAAGGCTTGTTATGGAAAATAGGCTCTGGCACTAATGTTCGCATCTTCCATGACCCCTGGCTCCCACCACCAGTGCCCCTTAATGTCCCTCAAAATGCACTCACAATCCCGCCAAATATACAAGTGTATTACGTTAGTGCGTTACTAAATCCTGATAGAA gtatggcgcGACCACCAGCACCGAATGTTATTGATTTTTACGCCTGGGTGACCTTGGATGTAAATGACACACTGTCTCAGGTAACCAGAGAGGAGCTCCAGGCTCTTCGGGACGCAGGTTCCTTGTGTGGAGGTGGTCCCGAGGAAGCACACTACCAGGTCTATGTCCCCGACGATC TTTCCATGGCTGACGGAAAGACCACCATGGCCGATCTTATGGCCCACTTCCTCGAAAGTGATGACGATGACTCCTCGGCTACCCATTCGGACTCCCCGGGTTCCGACGCCGTTGGCAAAGGGAGAGACCAAGCTGCTGCAGGGGGTCAGGGCGATTCCCAGCTTTACGGGGACGCCCAGGCCGAACAACCTCCAGAAAGTGCGGCTGTGGAGGCGCCGATCCTGGAGCAGGAGGCTAGCCCCGAGGTTGATCCCGACCTGACTATCGTGCTCAATCCTAAGAAATGA
- the LOC140179103 gene encoding uncharacterized protein has product MDMKYDRTKDPQEHLAAFEARMNLERVGDAVRCRTFPVTLAGPAIRWFNALPQQSITAFVDISCSFLARFTTHIAKAKYLINLLGITQRIGEPTKKFLDKFNDECLDHRRPNGLAPITEVYQQIADKGILSKPRQLKDRTGENKSLYCDYHKGFGHKTQVCFDLNDALEQAIRKGKLAEFFQFIREPKRTWTTENMDNTPMIVVNVVVGRVSPPKSKSATRKDVRILATSLGNPKTQSRGPPRISFGPEDQWLRDLSENPPMVITARIGTGLVKRILVDRGADSNIIFKNVFDALGLREADLKVHQHRVIGLGDNYIRLDGVIALPVCVGSTEGKKSVMAEFIVLRDSTAYTKFLVKKFVTDDKVVGSIRGDVEMTVACDNTSLFLRKKLKEAAGVFLADLKISPTA; this is encoded by the exons ATGGACATGAAGTACGACAGGACCAAGGACCCTCAAGAACACTTGGCGGCTTTTGAAGCCAGGATGAATCTTGAAAGGGTCGGCGATGCAGTAAGGTGTCGTACGTTCCCGGTGACGCTGGCAGGCCCGGCGATCCGGTGGTTCAACGCGCTTCCGCAACAGTCCATTACGGCCTTCGTGGACATATCGTGCAGCTTCTTAGCCCGGTTCACCACACACATTGCCAAAGCAAAGTATCTAATCAACCTGCTAGGGATTACCCAGAGAATCGGAGAACCGACCAAAAAGTTTCTAGACAAGTTCAATGATGAGTGCCTGGACCATAGACGGCCTAACGGACTCG CCCCTATAACGGAGGTGTACCAACAGATAGCGGACAAAGGGATCCTATCAAAACCCCGGCAGCTGAAGGATAGGACAGGGGAGAACAAGAGCTTGTACTGCGACTATCACAAAGGCTTTGGCCACAAGACGCAAGTCTGCTTCGACCTGAATGATGCCTTAGAACAAGCCATTCGTAAGGGGAAGTTAGCTGAATTCTTCCAGTTCATAAGGGAGCCGAAAAGAACGTGGACAACAGAAAACATGGACAACACCCCTATGATAGTTGTCAACGTAGTGGTAGGCCGAGTCTCGCCCCCCAAGTCAAAGTCGGCAACAAGGAAGGACGTCAGAATCCTGGCTACGTCGTTAGGGAACCCGAAGACTCAATCTAGGGGCCCTCCTAGGATATCCTTCGGCCCAGAGGACCAATGGTTGCGCGACCTCTCGGAGAACCCACCCATGGTGATCACGGCAAGGATCGGCACGGGCTTGGTCAAACGAATCCTCGTTGACAGGGGAGCTGACTCCAACATCATATTCAAAAACGTATTTGATGCCCTGGGACTCAGGGAAGCTGATCTCAAGGTCCACCAACACCGGGTCATAGGCCTCGGGGACAACTACATAAGGCTCGACGGAGTAATTGCCCTCCCAGTCTGTGTAGGGTCGACCGAAGGAAAGAAGTCAGTAATGGCGGAGTTCATCGTCTTAAGAGACTCAACAGCCTACACCAAGTTTCTGGTTAAGAAATTCGTCACAGACGATAAGGTCGTCGGATCCATAAGAGGAGATGTGGAAATGACCGTCGcatgcgacaacaccagccttTTCCTGAGAAAGAAGTTGAAGGAGGCAGCCGGTGTATTTCTAGCCGACTTAAAAATCTCCCCCACAGCCTAA
- the LOC140179104 gene encoding uncharacterized protein — protein MAWAIELSQNDLHYEPKHAIKVQAMVDFLVEVVGDPSEDTSIWWKLHVDGASNQAFGGAGIILRISAGVTSEQSVKFDFSGKERNGRPPVKSNKHKARDRKPILDPGADKGIIGNPLCDISDEPPSWIDPILSFLENGELPEGEQGARTVRRKATKYVAKQGQLYKWELNQPLLNCLRPDQTDYVLSEVHEGCCGHHIEKKALARKLIRAGYYWPSLMSDAQEFVRKCKKCQENANFHNSPAMELSSMLASRPFAQWRIDLLGPFPVGPEQVKYLIGPIDYYTKWIEAELTVPQSSTGETPFRLTYGVDAVIPVEIEEPSPRLLFGGVEEGLEKDLIDETRQMAHLIETTLKQRVALRYNAKVLKRSFELGDLVLRRNDIGLLTPGKGKLTAN, from the exons ATGGCGTGGGCAATTGAGCTCTCCCAGAACGATTTGCACTACGAACCCAAGCACGCAATCAAGGTCCAGGCAATGGTGGACTTCCTGGTAGAGGTAGTCGGGGACCCATCCGAGGATACTAGCATATGGTGGAAGCTTCATGTGGACGGAGCTTCCAACCAAGCGTTCGGAGGGGCAGGAATAATACTCAGAATCTCGGCCGGAGTGACTTCCGAGCAATCGGTCAAGTTCGATTTTTCA GGAAAGGAAAGAAATGGCCGACCTCCTGTCAAATCTAACAAGCACAAAGCCAGAGATAGGAAACCGATCCTTGATCCAGGGGCTGATAAAGGAATCATCGGTAACCCTCTATGTGACATAAGCGATGAACCCCCCTCGTGGATCGATCCAATCCTCAGCTTTTTAGAAAATGGCGAGCTTCCTGAAGGTGAGCAAGGCGCCAGGACGGTGAGGCGGAAAGCGACCAAGTATGTAGCAAAACAGGGTCAACTATACAAATGGGAGCTTAACCAGCCACTGTTAAATTGCCTACGTCCTGACCAGACGGACTACGTCCTGAGCGAAGTCCACGAAGGATGCTGTGGCCACCATATTGAGAAAAAGGCATTAGCCAGGAAGCTCATTAGGGCAGGGTACTATTGGCCCTCCCTGATGTCGGATGCTCAAGAATTTGTGAGAAAGTGCAAGAAATGCCAGGAGAATGCTAACTTCCACAATTCTCCAGCAATGGAGTTAAGTTCAATGCTGGCATCGCGACCTTTCGCTCAATGGAGAATCGATCTCTTAGGGCCGTTCCCAGTAGGTCCCGAGCAGGTCAAGTACCTAATCGGGCCAATCGATTACTACAccaagtggatcgaggcagaact GACGGTGCCTCAATCTTCCACCGGGGAAACCCCATTCCGGCTTACTTACGGGGTCGACGCGGTCATTCCGGTTGAGATCGAGGAACCAAGCCCGAGGCTGCTCTTCGGAGGCGTTGAAGAAGGGTTGGAGAAAGATTTGATCGATGAAACGAGGCAGATGGCCCATTTGATAGAAACGACACTAAAGCAAAGGGTAGCTTTAAGGTACAATGCCAAAGTGCTGAAAAGGAGCTTCGAACTAGGCGATTTGGTGTTACGGAGAAACGACATCGGATTACTGACCCCAGGAAAAGGCAAGTTGACAGCAAATTGA
- the LOC140179106 gene encoding uncharacterized protein, producing MQLNRWWRVPAYNWNPRRHENYSLELSGFGETLTIHTLKGICKSHSPEIVFISETKNQSRHVEAKLRVCGYENWHIVNPAGVAGGLVLAWKDNISVQIISSGEFFVAAEIKEVGSSEVWAFIGVHLSCSEQIRSLQFEELITMSQHMEGKVVIAGDFNAITSQAEKEGGGQKSATTIATFTNFIDSNELVDIGMVGHPFTWTNRRQGEDLVKERLDRYLVGMEWKLKFPNAVVHRLTESCSDHAPILMETEPQSWHSKKRFKYQERWCGEEDVKRIVSEVWRMEVVGSTMFSLAQKLKVCRHRLVQWQKTHKANSRKEIEDLQAKLEELRVAGINGGEEVTSLEEKLELAYLKEESYWREKSRIKWLKEGDQNTRFFHQKF from the coding sequence ATGCAGTTGAACAGatggtggagggtgccagcctaCAATTGGAACCCAAGGCGCCATGAAAACTATAGTTtggaattgtcggggtttggggagacccTGACAATTCACACCTTAAAAGGGATCTGTAAATCCCACTCCCCCGAGATTGTGTTTATAAGTGAAACAAAGAACCAATCTCGACATGTGGAAGCAAAACTTCGGGTATGCGGCTACGAAAACTGGCATATTGTTAACCCGGCAGGAGTGGCAGGAGGACTTGTGCTAGCTTGGAAGGACAACATCAGTGTTCAAATTATTAGCAGTGGAGAATTTTTTGTGGCAGCCGAAATTAAGGAAGTCGGAAGCAGTGAGGTATGGGCGTTCATTGGTGTCCATTTGAGTTGTTCAGAACAAATTCGATCCTTACAGTTTGAGGAGCTTATAACAATGAGCCAACACATGGAAGGAAAAGTGGTAATAGCAGGCGATTTTAATGCTATAACAAGTCAAGCGGAAAAGGAGGGTGGAGGCCAAAAATCAGCAACCACCATTGCAACATTCACTAATTTTATTGACAGTAACGAATTGGTGGATATTGGAATGGTGGGGCACCCTTTCACGTGGACAAATCGAAGACAAGGAGAGGATTTGGTGAAGGAGAGGCTTGACCGCTATTTAGTTGGGATGGAATGGAAGTTGAAGTTTCCGAATGCAGTGGTGCACAGGCTCACAGAGTCATGCTCGGATCATGCTCCAATTTTGATGGAAACCGAACCTCAATCCTGGCATAGTAAAAAGCGGTTTAAATACCAGGAACGTTGGTGTGGAGAAGAGGATGTCAAGAGAATTGTCAGTGAAGTGTGGAGAATGGAAGTTGTAGGCTCGACTATGTTCTCCTTGGCCCAAAAGTTGAAAGTTTGTAGACATAGACTAGTTCAATGGCAGAAAACTCACAAAGCAAACTCCCGGAAAGAAATTGAGGACCTTCAAGCTAAACTAGAGGAGTTGCGGGTGGCTGGAATCAATGGGGGAGAGGAGGTTACCAGTTTGGAAGAGAAGTTGGAGCTggcatatttgaaagaagagagctATTGGCGAGAAAAATCTAGAATCAAGTGGCTAAAAGAAGGAGATCAGAACACTAGATTCTTTCACCAGAAATTTTAA